One genomic region from Zalophus californianus isolate mZalCal1 chromosome 12, mZalCal1.pri.v2, whole genome shotgun sequence encodes:
- the LOC113910898 gene encoding thymosin beta-10-like: protein MTDKPDMGEIASFDKAKLKKTETKKNTLPTKETNEQEMQSEIS, encoded by the coding sequence ATGACAGACAAGCCGGACATGGGGGAAATCGCCAGCTTCGATAAGGCCAAGCTGAAGAAAACGGAGACGAAGAAGAATACCCTGCCGACCAAAGAGACCAATGAGCAGGAGATGCAGAGTGAAATCTCCTAA